The following are from one region of the Lacinutrix sp. Bg11-31 genome:
- a CDS encoding adenylosuccinate lyase yields the protein MTTEALYQELTYVNHSREKRLYYANLVINDISLIPKLLDILFMVDDKISPRAAWVFEFMCGEKLEAIIPFLDSFTKNIHKVHLDSAVRPVAKVCEYLVKALYSKHDNAIKKALRHKHKEKIIEACFDWMINDEKIAPKAYAMNSLFLLGSDYDWIHPELVLILERDYQMQSSGFKARAGHILKKIKR from the coding sequence TTGACTACTGAAGCCTTATACCAAGAATTAACTTATGTTAATCACTCTAGAGAAAAGCGATTATACTATGCTAACCTAGTTATTAACGACATAAGCCTAATACCTAAACTATTAGATATTCTTTTTATGGTTGACGATAAAATATCTCCTCGTGCTGCTTGGGTTTTCGAATTTATGTGTGGTGAAAAGCTAGAGGCTATTATTCCTTTTTTAGATTCTTTTACCAAAAACATACATAAAGTACATTTAGATTCTGCAGTAAGACCAGTTGCTAAAGTTTGTGAATATTTGGTTAAAGCTTTGTATAGCAAACATGACAACGCAATTAAAAAAGCACTAAGGCATAAACATAAAGAAAAAATTATTGAAGCTTGTTTTGATTGGATGATTAATGATGAAAAAATCGCTCCTAAAGCGTATGCTATGAATAGTCTTTTCCTTTTAGGAAGTGATTATGATTGGATACATCCAGAACTAGTTTTAATTTTAGAGCGCGATTACCAAATGCAGAGTTCTGGTTTTAAAGCTAGAGCGGGACATATTTTGAAGAAGATAAAGAGGTAG
- a CDS encoding heme-binding domain-containing protein, whose protein sequence is MKIVKKILLLLLVAFVIAQFFGPEKNEGSLESVAAFLEETKPPEHVKTILEQACFDCHSDATRYPWYNNITPVNYWMADHVKDGTKHFNVSKWTGSSVKRKDHKMEELIEMVEAKEMPLPSYTWTHSEAKLSEQQIKDVLKWANQVRTMYALAPRPQ, encoded by the coding sequence ATGAAAATTGTAAAAAAAATATTACTCCTATTATTAGTTGCATTCGTAATAGCTCAGTTTTTTGGGCCTGAAAAAAATGAAGGCTCATTAGAATCTGTAGCTGCATTTTTAGAAGAGACTAAACCTCCAGAACATGTAAAAACAATACTAGAGCAAGCTTGTTTCGATTGTCATAGTGATGCAACACGTTATCCTTGGTACAACAACATTACACCTGTAAACTATTGGATGGCAGACCACGTAAAAGATGGGACAAAACATTTTAACGTTTCTAAATGGACAGGTTCTTCTGTAAAAAGAAAAGACCATAAAATGGAAGAGTTAATAGAAATGGTAGAAGCAAAAGAGATGCCTTTACCTTCTTACACTTGGACGCATAGTGAAGCTAAATTAAGCGAACAACAAATTAAAGACGTCTTAAAATGGGCAAACCAAGTAAGAACAATGTATGCTTTGGCTCCAAGACCACAATAA
- a CDS encoding glycosyltransferase family 4 protein: protein MNKKLLIIGFVWPEPQSSAAGSRMMQLIEIFKSKNYDITFATACAKSDNAFDLKEIGVKIENIVLNDSSFDVFVKELNPNVVLFDRFMIEEQFGWRVAANCPKALRILDTEDLHCLRRGRHQALKDNTVFDISYLYNDTAKREVASIYRCDLSIIISEVEMGILSQQFHVSDGLLCYLPFLVDSISQKSQKALPDFKKREHFITIGNFLHQPNVDGLIHLKENIWPLIRKKLPKAEIHIYGAYVTEHAKQLNNEKEGFIIKGYADNVSSLMQNYKICLIPLRYGAGLKGKILDAMLNGVPCVTTSIGAEGMYGNLEPNGFIEDAPEDFAEKAVELYNNKIFWAGKQKLGINIINIRFDKQLYTKDFLLKVENTQNALEIHRRNNFTGSMLMHHTMQSTKFMSRWIEEKNKKE from the coding sequence TTGAATAAAAAACTTCTTATTATCGGTTTCGTTTGGCCAGAACCTCAAAGTTCTGCAGCAGGAAGCCGAATGATGCAACTTATAGAAATATTTAAAAGTAAAAATTACGATATTACTTTTGCCACAGCTTGTGCTAAAAGTGATAATGCTTTCGATTTAAAAGAAATAGGAGTAAAGATAGAAAACATTGTCCTTAACGATTCTAGTTTCGATGTTTTTGTAAAAGAATTAAATCCAAATGTGGTGCTGTTCGATCGTTTTATGATAGAAGAGCAATTTGGCTGGAGAGTTGCAGCAAACTGTCCTAAAGCATTAAGAATACTGGACACAGAAGACTTACATTGTTTAAGACGCGGCAGACATCAAGCCTTAAAAGACAATACCGTTTTCGATATTAGTTATCTATATAACGATACTGCAAAGCGAGAAGTCGCTAGTATTTATAGGTGCGATTTGTCTATTATCATTTCGGAAGTAGAAATGGGAATCTTAAGTCAACAATTTCATGTTAGCGATGGCTTACTTTGTTACTTGCCATTTTTAGTAGACTCTATATCTCAGAAATCGCAAAAAGCATTACCAGATTTTAAAAAACGAGAACATTTTATTACCATTGGTAACTTTCTACATCAACCAAATGTAGATGGATTGATACATTTAAAAGAAAATATCTGGCCACTTATTAGAAAAAAACTACCTAAAGCCGAAATTCATATTTATGGTGCTTATGTTACAGAACACGCAAAGCAGTTAAATAACGAAAAGGAAGGCTTTATTATAAAAGGCTATGCAGACAATGTTAGTAGTCTTATGCAGAATTATAAAATTTGTTTAATACCATTGCGCTATGGAGCAGGTTTAAAAGGTAAAATTTTAGATGCCATGTTAAATGGTGTGCCATGTGTTACTACAAGTATTGGAGCAGAAGGTATGTATGGCAATTTAGAACCTAATGGATTTATAGAGGATGCTCCTGAAGACTTTGCCGAAAAAGCAGTAGAACTCTATAACAATAAAATTTTCTGGGCAGGAAAACAGAAATTAGGAATAAACATTATCAATATTCGTTTCGATAAGCAACTCTACACTAAAGATTTTCTTCTTAAAGTTGAAAACACCCAGAATGCATTAGAAATCCACCGAAGAAATAACTTTACAGGAAGCATGCTTATGCATCATACCATGCAGAGTACAAAGTTTATGAGTAGATGGATAGAGGAGAAGAATAAAAAAGAATAG